One region of Limnospira fusiformis SAG 85.79 genomic DNA includes:
- a CDS encoding nSTAND1 domain-containing NTPase, whose translation MVKSSELNQNPLEDETHITGGFNQRTWEVNGNVIQGSSVTVYLSASAYTIPTEKETKRTQLGENPYRGLDVFREEDSMYFFGREKQIERLWEKFRDLNEDESAYRFLPIYGTSGSGKSSLTRSGLIPELNKKPLFGYQKAQIAVLFPTTHPLESLATVLARIVTNDPSPVEKTAEFERVLKNPSDRGEYEGLRRIANQIPNIHESLLVVVVDQFEEVFTLCKDDEERKAFIANLLCAAKDADRHTSVIVTMRSDFLRETQQDPGLDGLFSSNGFLVPSMQREELEMAIAKPAELAGHSLEPAIIQLLIEQTRGREGALPLLQFALQRIWEGLEDGIDPAETLEKIGGVGGALAGEVQRLYESLSPEDQSLARRIFLALVNLDESDKTTRRRAPVSELISNKQEEPAIKSIIRRFSARGVRFLSTSQDPQQGETLEVTHEALIHNWDKLQGWLSERREQLHQKQKFERYAEEWRSQNKSPDYLLQSRILRDAREFNKTAAQEVALSELATEFIKASQTEKWRKRFKSLGIFGVVPTLLILIPVHFWIIYETEKILNRDGCQSYPGMRLRLQHMWITGNMGDLKDINLCGQSLRNIHLRNSDIQDSNFDNSYFDKANLSACILAESSFRGASMVGVNFESSVLPHANFKPLEEPDLKRSDLTKANLDGACLYDAKFDHSFLREATFRDADLKDASFIGADLTGANLDGAKNLSDVQLSEAILCQTTLPDYINVDGNRDCTNSDVEQQNLNICCRETCDTIFSHDPFRNQLFDN comes from the coding sequence ATGGTAAAATCATCAGAACTGAATCAGAATCCCCTTGAAGATGAAACTCATATTACTGGGGGGTTTAATCAACGTACCTGGGAGGTTAATGGTAATGTTATTCAAGGGAGTTCGGTAACTGTTTATTTATCTGCTTCTGCTTATACGATACCCACGGAGAAGGAAACTAAGCGGACTCAATTGGGGGAGAATCCTTATCGGGGATTAGATGTATTTAGAGAAGAAGATTCTATGTACTTTTTTGGGAGAGAAAAGCAAATTGAGCGACTGTGGGAAAAATTCCGCGATTTGAATGAAGATGAATCGGCTTATCGATTTTTGCCGATTTATGGAACTTCTGGTTCCGGGAAATCATCATTGACGCGATCGGGTTTAATTCCAGAATTGAATAAAAAACCTTTATTCGGTTATCAAAAAGCTCAAATTGCCGTCTTATTTCCGACTACTCATCCCCTGGAGTCCTTGGCGACGGTTTTGGCGCGAATTGTGACCAATGACCCTTCACCAGTGGAAAAAACCGCAGAATTTGAACGGGTGTTAAAAAATCCCAGCGATAGGGGAGAGTATGAAGGGTTACGACGCATTGCGAATCAAATCCCGAATATTCATGAGTCGCTTCTGGTGGTGGTAGTGGATCAATTTGAGGAAGTTTTTACTCTCTGTAAAGACGATGAAGAAAGGAAGGCTTTTATTGCTAATTTACTCTGTGCGGCGAAGGATGCAGATAGACATACTTCGGTTATTGTCACCATGCGGAGTGATTTCTTGCGGGAAACTCAACAAGATCCGGGGTTAGATGGGTTATTTTCTAGTAATGGCTTTTTGGTGCCGAGTATGCAGCGAGAAGAGTTAGAAATGGCGATCGCCAAACCCGCAGAACTCGCCGGACATAGCCTCGAACCTGCAATCATTCAACTATTAATTGAACAAACCCGGGGAAGGGAAGGCGCTCTCCCATTGCTTCAGTTTGCATTACAACGCATTTGGGAGGGGTTAGAAGATGGTATAGACCCCGCAGAAACCTTAGAAAAAATTGGGGGTGTGGGGGGTGCTTTAGCGGGGGAAGTACAACGTTTATATGAGTCCCTAAGTCCAGAAGACCAAAGTTTAGCGCGTCGCATTTTTCTAGCTTTAGTCAACCTAGACGAGTCCGACAAAACCACCCGCCGCCGCGCTCCGGTCTCCGAATTAATTAGCAATAAACAGGAAGAACCCGCCATCAAATCAATTATTAGGCGTTTTTCCGCCAGAGGTGTCCGTTTCCTGTCTACCTCCCAAGACCCCCAGCAAGGTGAAACTCTGGAAGTCACCCACGAAGCGTTAATTCACAATTGGGATAAGCTACAAGGTTGGTTAAGTGAACGTCGGGAACAATTGCATCAAAAGCAGAAATTTGAGCGATATGCAGAGGAGTGGCGTTCTCAAAATAAATCCCCAGATTATTTGTTACAAAGTCGCATTCTTCGGGATGCTCGGGAGTTTAATAAAACGGCGGCTCAGGAAGTGGCATTATCTGAGTTAGCCACGGAATTTATTAAGGCGAGTCAGACTGAAAAATGGCGCAAAAGATTTAAAAGTCTGGGAATTTTTGGAGTTGTTCCAACATTGTTAATTTTAATTCCAGTTCATTTTTGGATTATTTACGAAACTGAAAAGATTTTGAATAGAGATGGGTGTCAATCATATCCCGGAATGAGATTAAGACTGCAACATATGTGGATAACTGGGAATATGGGTGATTTGAAGGACATCAATCTTTGTGGTCAATCACTAAGAAATATTCATCTTCGTAACTCAGACATTCAGGATTCAAATTTTGATAACTCTTATTTTGATAAAGCAAATTTGTCGGCTTGTATTTTAGCTGAATCTAGCTTCAGAGGAGCATCTATGGTTGGTGTTAATTTTGAAAGTTCAGTGCTTCCTCACGCAAATTTTAAACCATTGGAGGAACCTGATCTAAAACGTTCTGACCTAACTAAAGCTAATCTGGATGGTGCTTGTCTTTATGATGCTAAATTTGATCATTCATTTTTAAGGGAAGCAACTTTCAGAGACGCTGATCTAAAAGACGCTAGTTTCATAGGTGCTGATCTAACAGGAGCCAACTTAGATGGCGCAAAAAACCTGTCAGACGTTCAACTAAGTGAAGCCATACTTTGTCAAACAACCTTGCCTGATTATATTAACGTTGATGGCAATCGAGATTGTACTAATTCTGATGTAGAACAGCAAAATCTCAATATTTGTTGTAGGGAAACTTGTGATACAATATTCAGTCACGACCCTTTCCGTAATCAACTTTTTGATAATTAA
- a CDS encoding caspase family protein, with protein MSSTYKNGHALVIGVGQDLPNTVNDAEGLVAILTDPSRCAYPPEQVTLLVNEKADRSQVLEALDQLAKTTNSESTVVIYFSGHGYQVASPTGEFYYFMPYGYNINKLYQTAISGQEFAEKLKAITSQKMLTLLDCCHAGGVGEAKAPGLEMAASPLPPEAIKLLQEGRGKALIASCKEDELSYLSKHKHNSEFTMALMEAFCGSGVAKKDGSVRVADLALHTRQVIPTRTQDRQHPVLNYENADNFVVAYYAGGSIEPKGLPFPQATEEPETETAAKSQPSVVFDQKDQTVDNQTNIAGNVGEIGKQETHISGGFNQPGWKVGGDVIQSQRDVVIGAKQRKTNDSEDE; from the coding sequence ATGTCTAGCACTTATAAAAACGGACACGCTTTAGTAATTGGGGTTGGTCAAGATTTACCCAACACCGTTAATGATGCTGAGGGTTTAGTTGCCATTCTCACCGACCCGTCCAGATGCGCCTATCCACCCGAACAGGTGACATTATTAGTTAATGAAAAAGCCGATCGCTCTCAGGTATTAGAAGCCCTAGATCAACTCGCTAAAACCACCAATTCCGAGTCAACTGTAGTTATCTATTTTTCCGGTCATGGCTATCAAGTCGCCTCACCTACCGGGGAGTTTTATTATTTCATGCCCTATGGCTACAACATTAATAAACTCTATCAAACTGCTATTAGTGGTCAGGAATTTGCCGAAAAACTTAAAGCTATTACCTCCCAAAAAATGTTAACTTTATTGGACTGTTGCCATGCGGGAGGCGTGGGAGAAGCCAAAGCACCAGGACTAGAAATGGCTGCCTCTCCTTTACCGCCTGAAGCCATCAAGTTATTACAAGAAGGTCGAGGAAAAGCCTTGATTGCCTCCTGTAAGGAAGATGAACTCTCATATCTTTCTAAACACAAACATAATAGCGAATTTACCATGGCTTTAATGGAAGCCTTTTGTGGTTCTGGGGTCGCTAAAAAAGATGGTTCGGTGAGGGTCGCCGATTTAGCCTTACATACTCGCCAGGTCATCCCCACCCGCACCCAAGACCGACAACACCCGGTTTTAAACTATGAAAATGCTGATAATTTTGTGGTGGCTTATTATGCGGGGGGAAGCATAGAACCCAAAGGGTTGCCATTTCCGCAAGCGACAGAAGAACCGGAAACCGAAACGGCGGCTAAGTCTCAACCTTCGGTGGTGTTTGACCAAAAAGACCAAACCGTTGACAATCAAACTAATATTGCTGGAAATGTGGGAGAAATTGGGAAACAGGAAACCCATATTTCTGGGGGGTTTAATCAACCGGGTTGGAAGGTTGGCGGTGATGTGATTCAATCACAGCGAGATGTGGTTATCGGTGCGAAACAACGGAAAACCAATGACTCCGAAGATGAATAG
- a CDS encoding HEAT repeat domain-containing protein produces the protein MPSDSAQLINRIEYIINNLDFEQKNDDEKRETREQIQLEHIEALSQLQEKTIDVLSEALLEGSHPQVREEAIKVLLRFVQLFDEGEIDPGGPQGGGRAYLRRWPRQPRRCYYIRGKGIRVCTDRTASKLVNGAWVAMR, from the coding sequence ATGCCTTCTGATTCTGCACAACTGATAAACAGAATAGAATATATTATAAATAATTTGGATTTTGAACAGAAAAATGATGACGAAAAACGAGAGACCAGGGAACAAATACAGTTGGAACATATAGAGGCATTGTCCCAACTACAAGAAAAAACTATTGATGTTTTATCTGAAGCTCTGCTAGAAGGTAGCCATCCTCAAGTTAGAGAAGAAGCTATTAAAGTCTTGTTACGTTTTGTACAATTGTTTGATGAGGGTGAGATAGATCCTGGTGGTCCTCAAGGAGGAGGGCGAGCTTATCTCAGGAGGTGGCCAAGACAGCCAAGACGCTGCTATTATATTAGAGGAAAAGGTATTCGTGTATGCACTGATCGAACCGCAAGCAAATTAGTCAATGGTGCATGGGTGGCTATGCGTTAA
- a CDS encoding nSTAND1 domain-containing NTPase, whose protein sequence is MVKSSELNQNPLEDETNITGGFNQPTWEVGNVFQGCSVTVYFVYLSASAYTIPTEKETKPTQLGENPYRGLDVFIEKDSMYFFGREKQIERLWEKFRDLNEDESAYRFLPIYGTSGSGKSSLTRAGLIRELDKKPLFGYQKAQIAVLFPTTHPLESLATVLARIVTNDPSPVEKTAEFERVLKNPSDRGEYEGLRRIANQIPNIHESLLVVVVDQFEEVFTLCKDDEERKAFIANLLCAAKDADRHTSVIVTMRSDFLRETQQYLGLDGLFSSNGFLVPSMQREELEMAIAKPAELAGHSLEPAIIQLLIEQTRGREGALPLLQFALQRIWEGLEDGIDPAETLEKIGGVGGALAGEVQRLYESLSPEDQSLARRIFLALVNLDESDKTTRRRAPVSELISNKQEEPAIKSIIRRFSARGVRFLSTSQDPQQGETLEVTHEALIHNWDKLQGWLSERREQLHQKQKFERYAEEWRSQNKSPDYLLQSRILRDAREFNKTAAQEVALSELATEFIKASQTEKWRKRFKSLGIFGVVPTLLIFIPVHFWIINRGREVLFTETDCKPSPDAMFLIKYMIRTGYGRELRGANLCNQALGNIDFYQVNLSQANFRNSRLTGANFRQSILKETDFKKAFLLGAYFQRAYLSNANFQEANLTNTDFSEANLQYANLQGADLRNANLVGANFFETNLINTVLLDANLENALSLQVEQIRQAKLCRTTLPSYIDIQSVNPNKDCST, encoded by the coding sequence ATGGTAAAATCATCAGAACTGAATCAGAATCCCCTTGAAGATGAAACTAATATTACTGGGGGGTTTAATCAACCTACCTGGGAGGTTGGTAATGTTTTTCAAGGGTGTTCGGTAACTGTTTATTTTGTTTATTTATCTGCTTCTGCTTATACGATACCCACGGAGAAGGAAACTAAGCCGACTCAATTGGGGGAGAATCCTTATCGGGGATTAGATGTATTTATAGAAAAAGATTCTATGTACTTTTTTGGGAGAGAAAAGCAAATTGAGCGACTGTGGGAAAAATTCCGCGATTTGAATGAAGATGAATCGGCTTATCGATTTTTGCCGATTTATGGAACTTCTGGTTCCGGGAAATCATCATTGACGCGAGCGGGTTTAATTCGAGAATTGGATAAAAAACCTTTATTCGGTTATCAAAAAGCTCAAATTGCGGTATTATTTCCGACTACTCATCCCCTGGAGTCCTTGGCGACGGTTTTGGCGCGAATTGTGACCAATGACCCTTCACCAGTGGAAAAAACCGCAGAATTTGAACGGGTGTTAAAAAACCCCAGCGATAGGGGAGAGTATGAAGGGTTACGACGCATTGCGAATCAAATCCCGAATATTCATGAGTCGCTTCTGGTGGTGGTAGTGGATCAATTTGAGGAAGTTTTTACTCTCTGTAAAGACGATGAAGAAAGGAAGGCTTTTATTGCTAATTTACTCTGTGCGGCGAAGGATGCAGATAGACATACTTCGGTTATTGTCACCATGCGGAGTGATTTCTTGCGGGAAACTCAACAATATCTGGGGTTAGATGGGTTATTTTCTAGTAATGGCTTTTTGGTGCCGAGTATGCAGCGAGAAGAGTTAGAAATGGCGATCGCCAAACCCGCAGAACTCGCCGGACATAGCCTCGAACCTGCAATCATTCAACTATTAATTGAACAAACCCGGGGAAGGGAAGGCGCTCTCCCCCTGCTTCAGTTTGCATTACAACGCATTTGGGAAGGGTTAGAAGATGGTATAGACCCCGCAGAAACCTTAGAAAAAATTGGGGGTGTGGGGGGTGCTTTAGCGGGGGAAGTACAACGTTTATATGAGTCCCTAAGTCCAGAAGACCAAAGTTTAGCGCGTCGCATTTTTCTAGCTTTAGTCAACCTAGACGAGTCCGACAAAACCACCCGCCGCCGCGCTCCGGTCTCCGAATTAATTAGCAATAAACAGGAAGAACCCGCCATCAAATCAATTATTAGGCGTTTTTCCGCCAGAGGTGTCCGTTTCCTGTCTACCTCCCAAGACCCCCAGCAAGGTGAAACTCTGGAAGTCACCCACGAAGCGTTAATTCACAATTGGGATAAGCTACAAGGTTGGTTAAGTGAACGTCGGGAACAATTGCATCAAAAGCAGAAATTTGAGCGATATGCAGAGGAGTGGCGTTCTCAAAATAAATCCCCAGATTATTTGTTACAAAGTCGCATTCTTCGGGATGCTCGGGAGTTTAATAAAACGGCGGCTCAGGAAGTGGCATTATCTGAGTTAGCCACGGAATTTATTAAGGCGAGTCAGACTGAAAAATGGCGCAAAAGATTTAAAAGTCTGGGAATTTTTGGAGTTGTTCCAACATTGTTAATTTTCATTCCAGTTCATTTTTGGATTATTAATAGAGGGCGAGAAGTTTTATTTACAGAAACTGACTGTAAACCCAGTCCTGATGCTATGTTTTTAATAAAATATATGATAAGAACTGGCTATGGACGTGAGCTAAGGGGAGCAAACTTATGTAATCAAGCATTAGGAAATATTGATTTTTATCAAGTTAATTTATCCCAAGCTAATTTTCGTAACTCTCGCCTTACAGGTGCTAATTTTAGGCAGTCAATTTTAAAGGAAACAGACTTTAAAAAAGCCTTTCTCCTAGGAGCATATTTTCAACGTGCTTATCTCAGTAATGCTAATTTTCAAGAAGCAAACCTGACCAATACTGATTTTTCAGAAGCTAATCTACAATATGCAAATCTACAAGGAGCAGATTTGAGAAATGCTAATCTGGTAGGAGCTAATTTTTTTGAAACAAATCTTATAAACACTGTTCTCCTAGATGCTAACCTTGAGAATGCTTTGTCTTTACAAGTGGAACAAATTAGACAAGCAAAATTATGTCGGACTACATTACCGAGCTATATTGATATTCAATCAGTTAATCCAAACAAAGATTGTTCTACTTAA
- a CDS encoding S8 family serine peptidase, protein MDGQVRQELPDLVYAEAVVRSRSGESLLSTQTLVTSENVTLFDADPRLIEYTAERLRDTGFNVLCKGRGSISICGSPELYEQSFQTTLRHVEYQVIKELGQPSTAQFIDAVDDKPPGEIDISQSSWNTELVGVAINEPVYYFGSGVPSAVPPPAVSQYLSVPDCLAKALNANQAHDGGIDGRGVKVVMVDSGWYNHPFFTHHNYQGQVILAPGSTDKHIDTNGHGTGESANLFAVAPGVDFIMVKADVAIRGKSRNVNSIAAFRTAIAQRPDIISCSWGSDQRSSELSPSNKVLATLVADAVRRGIIVIFSAGNGHWSFPGQHPNAIAAGGVYKHLDGPTKGELEASNYSSAFHSPVYRGRQVPDVCGLVGQLPHAAYIMLPVPPGSSNDIKCAEFEDGTEPNDGWAAFSGTSAAAPQVAGVCALLKQLDPGLSPVRAKIILEKSAIDVVKGSSNYYFSRPTAGPGRDLATGYGLVDAGNAIATLRQVNNQEASHSQIIDYSQADDTFNPALSAPINCDCDSPSAASYVPDAASDHGLSNTWHSHSIEPETPQSTLTTISATRSQVTMSNNYPKLNNKFDEILNDFDNILKGKIEAGEIEAVELNISRQNFSDRSPRTEGILALVACLQQLEKSWDDPETVKESLVNDILKSAKTTLAQAGFNLRNQEIIEQIKSSYINNLASVEPQPIQKKHVSAAKSLLRIQKYQKLATRILIKAIEEADEKVAALAAEALGEFSSRISDNNYITESYFFDGCGTSNGEIWMKIDLMEDGRKVTKWQNQNTGEIRNHPPNNCNNQL, encoded by the coding sequence ATGGATGGCCAAGTTAGGCAGGAACTCCCAGATTTGGTCTATGCTGAAGCTGTAGTGCGATCGCGATCGGGAGAGTCTCTGCTGTCAACACAAACGTTAGTTACCAGTGAAAATGTCACCCTGTTTGACGCTGATCCACGGCTGATTGAATACACAGCAGAAAGGCTCAGGGATACCGGATTTAATGTCCTATGCAAAGGTCGCGGTTCTATTAGTATTTGCGGCTCTCCTGAGCTTTATGAGCAGTCTTTCCAGACGACTCTCCGCCATGTTGAATATCAGGTAATTAAAGAGTTGGGTCAGCCTAGCACGGCTCAATTTATTGATGCGGTTGATGATAAACCCCCTGGGGAAATTGATATTTCTCAGAGCAGTTGGAATACAGAACTGGTAGGGGTAGCCATTAACGAACCTGTTTATTATTTTGGGTCAGGTGTTCCCTCTGCTGTTCCGCCGCCAGCAGTCTCGCAATATTTATCTGTACCCGATTGTTTAGCCAAGGCTCTAAATGCCAACCAGGCTCATGATGGGGGAATTGACGGTCGGGGTGTGAAAGTAGTAATGGTGGATTCTGGGTGGTATAATCACCCCTTTTTTACTCACCATAACTATCAGGGTCAGGTGATTCTCGCCCCCGGTTCGACGGATAAACATATTGATACAAACGGTCACGGAACTGGAGAATCTGCTAATTTATTTGCAGTGGCTCCGGGAGTTGATTTTATCATGGTTAAAGCTGATGTGGCGATCCGTGGTAAATCCCGCAATGTTAATTCTATTGCTGCTTTTAGAACGGCGATCGCCCAGCGACCTGATATTATCTCCTGTAGCTGGGGTTCAGATCAGAGAAGTTCGGAACTTTCACCTTCTAATAAGGTCTTAGCCACCTTAGTAGCGGATGCGGTGCGGCGGGGAATAATTGTCATTTTTTCGGCGGGAAATGGTCATTGGTCTTTTCCTGGTCAACATCCCAATGCGATCGCTGCTGGGGGAGTTTATAAGCATCTTGACGGACCCACAAAGGGAGAGTTAGAAGCGAGTAACTATTCCAGTGCTTTCCACAGTCCGGTTTATCGAGGGCGACAGGTTCCCGATGTCTGCGGGTTGGTAGGACAGCTCCCCCACGCCGCCTATATTATGCTACCTGTGCCGCCTGGGTCTTCCAATGATATCAAATGTGCTGAGTTTGAGGATGGTACAGAACCCAATGATGGCTGGGCGGCTTTTAGTGGTACATCAGCGGCTGCGCCCCAAGTGGCGGGGGTTTGTGCGCTATTAAAACAGTTGGATCCGGGTTTATCTCCGGTGCGTGCTAAGATAATTTTAGAGAAAAGTGCGATCGATGTAGTCAAGGGTTCTTCTAATTACTATTTCAGCCGACCAACAGCCGGTCCGGGTCGCGACCTAGCCACGGGTTACGGCTTAGTTGATGCTGGGAACGCCATTGCTACCCTCAGACAGGTAAATAATCAGGAAGCATCCCACTCTCAAATCATCGATTATTCCCAGGCTGATGATACTTTTAATCCGGCTTTATCAGCCCCTATCAATTGTGATTGTGACAGTCCATCAGCAGCCAGTTATGTACCTGATGCAGCCTCGGATCATGGCTTATCAAATACTTGGCACAGTCACAGCATAGAACCGGAAACACCTCAATCAACTTTAACGACAATTTCAGCAACTAGGAGTCAAGTCACCATGTCTAACAATTATCCCAAACTCAACAATAAATTCGATGAAATTTTAAATGATTTCGACAATATTTTAAAGGGCAAAATCGAAGCGGGAGAAATCGAAGCCGTTGAACTAAATATCTCCCGGCAAAATTTTAGCGATCGCTCTCCCCGGACCGAAGGCATACTGGCTCTGGTAGCTTGTTTACAGCAACTAGAGAAAAGTTGGGACGACCCAGAAACAGTTAAGGAATCCCTTGTCAATGATATCCTAAAATCCGCCAAAACCACCCTAGCACAAGCTGGTTTTAACTTGAGAAATCAAGAGATTATTGAGCAAATCAAATCATCATATATCAACAACCTAGCCAGTGTTGAACCCCAACCCATTCAGAAAAAGCACGTTTCCGCCGCCAAAAGCCTGCTCAGGATTCAGAAATATCAAAAGTTAGCCACACGCATTTTAATTAAGGCTATAGAAGAAGCAGACGAGAAAGTAGCCGCCTTAGCAGCCGAAGCATTAGGAGAGTTTAGCTCTAGAATTAGTGATAATAATTATATTACTGAAAGTTATTTCTTTGATGGATGTGGAACATCCAATGGAGAGATATGGATGAAAATTGATTTGATGGAAGATGGAAGAAAGGTTACCAAGTGGCAAAATCAAAATACTGGTGAAATAAGGAATCACCCACCAAACAATTGTAATAATCAATTGTAA